The Nocardia bhagyanarayanae region GAATTCGTCCGATGGGTGGGGGAATTCGAGGCCAAGGCGCGCGCCCGAGCGGCGGCGGGCGACCCGGATTGGAGTCGTGGCGCCCGCCTGCATCCAGCCATCGCGCGCAGTGTTCAGCGATTCCAGGTCGGCGAGAGCGGAGACGGCGCGGATCTCATCGCGAAAGCCGAACGCGCCGGTGATCCGGTGTACACGGCGGCGGTCCGCTTGTTCGTCGACGAGGAACGCAACCACGCCCGACTACTCGCCCACCTGCTGCGGGCGGCGGGTCGACCGACGATCGAGCACCACTGGACCGACGCCGTGTTCGTGCGGCTGCGCCGAGCGCTGGGGCTGCGCCTCGAACTGATGGTGCTGATGGTCGCCGAAGTCGTCGCGCTCCAGTACTACCGGGCGCTGCGCG contains the following coding sequences:
- a CDS encoding ferritin-like domain-containing protein, translating into MVIEQLETDEFVRWVGEFEAKARARAAAGDPDWSRGARLHPAIARSVQRFQVGESGDGADLIAKAERAGDPVYTAAVRLFVDEERNHARLLAHLLRAAGRPTIEHHWTDAVFVRLRRALGLRLELMVLMVAEVVALQYYRALRDGSDDPLTTRVATLILDDERRHVPFHTQRLRAAFADAWLPTRVAVRAFWWTVLVGATLVVAHDHGPALRELGCARREFVRETLALFATIVPTVVRGRR